From [Clostridium] symbiosum, a single genomic window includes:
- the rpmB gene encoding 50S ribosomal protein L28: MAKCAICEKAAHFGNAVSHSHRRSNKMWKANVKSVKVKTNGGAQKMYVCTSCLRAGLVERA; encoded by the coding sequence ATGGCTAAATGTGCAATCTGTGAAAAAGCTGCCCACTTCGGTAATGCAGTAAGCCACTCACATAGAAGATCCAACAAAATGTGGAAAGCTAACGTTAAGTCTGTTAAGGTAAAAACTAACGGCGGAGCTCAGAAGATGTATGTATGTACTTCTTGCTTAAGAGCCGGTTTAGTTGAAAGAGCTTAA
- the pgsA gene encoding CDP-diacylglycerol--glycerol-3-phosphate 3-phosphatidyltransferase — translation MNLPNKLTVLRVIMIPFFVFFLLYQGGENTTFRMISLVLFIVASLTDLLDGKIARKYNLVTNFGKFMDPLADKLLVCSALICLIELGQLPAWMVIIIISREFIISGFRLVASDNGVVIAASYWGKFKTTFQMVAVVLLILNIPALSLITNLCVWVALALTVISLIDYIAKNFRILTEGSI, via the coding sequence ATGAATTTACCGAATAAGCTGACGGTTTTGCGCGTCATAATGATTCCTTTTTTTGTTTTCTTTCTGCTGTATCAGGGAGGTGAGAACACCACCTTCCGTATGATTTCCCTGGTTCTGTTTATCGTGGCGAGCCTGACGGACCTGCTGGACGGCAAGATCGCGAGGAAATATAATCTGGTAACGAATTTCGGCAAGTTCATGGATCCGCTGGCGGATAAACTGCTTGTCTGCTCCGCGCTGATCTGCCTGATTGAACTTGGACAGCTTCCAGCATGGATGGTCATCATCATCATCAGCCGTGAATTTATTATCAGCGGATTCAGGCTGGTAGCTTCCGACAACGGCGTTGTGATCGCTGCGAGCTACTGGGGCAAATTCAAGACGACATTCCAGATGGTGGCGGTGGTTCTTCTGATCCTGAACATACCGGCCCTTTCACTCATCACAAATCTCTGTGTCTGGGTGGCGCTTGCCCTGACCGTAATTTCACTTATTGACTATATCGCAAAGAACTTCAGGATTCTTACAGAAGGGAGCATCTAA
- the rimO gene encoding 30S ribosomal protein S12 methylthiotransferase RimO has protein sequence MKILCISLGCDKNLVDTEMMLGLLNKDGHTFTDDENEADIILVNTCCFINDAKEESVNTILEMAELKKSGSCKALIVTGCMAQRYKEEIMEEIPEVDGILGTSTYDEISNVLNAALKGEHMACFHDLSALPEVAEKRIVTTGGHYAFLKISEGCNKRCTYCIIPSLRGPYRSVPMERLLEEASGLAEQGVKELILVAQETTLYGVDLYGKKMLPELLRRLSKISGIGWLRVQYCYPEEITEELVQVIKEEEKVCHYLDIPIQHASDRILKRMGRKTNKAELKERIARLREEVPDIVLRTTLISGFPGETQEDHEELMEFVDEMEFDRLGVFAYSAEEDTPAAAFPDQIPEEIKAERRDEIMELQQEIAFEKAENMVGKTLEVMIEGKVADENAFVGRTYMDAPNVDGLIFVNADVPLMSGDFCRVKVTGALDYDLIGEMIDEFTE, from the coding sequence ATGAAAATACTTTGTATTTCCCTGGGCTGTGATAAAAACCTGGTGGATACGGAGATGATGCTGGGCCTTTTGAATAAGGACGGCCATACATTTACCGACGACGAGAATGAAGCGGATATTATCCTTGTGAATACCTGCTGTTTTATTAATGACGCAAAAGAGGAGAGTGTAAACACGATTCTTGAGATGGCGGAACTGAAAAAATCGGGCAGCTGTAAAGCCCTGATCGTAACCGGCTGCATGGCGCAGCGCTATAAGGAAGAGATTATGGAAGAGATTCCGGAGGTGGACGGAATTCTCGGCACTTCCACCTATGACGAGATATCGAATGTACTGAATGCGGCCCTGAAAGGCGAACATATGGCGTGCTTCCACGATCTTTCTGCCCTCCCGGAGGTGGCGGAGAAACGGATAGTGACCACGGGAGGCCACTATGCCTTTTTAAAGATTTCGGAAGGCTGTAACAAACGCTGTACCTACTGCATCATTCCCTCCCTGCGCGGCCCCTACCGCAGCGTGCCGATGGAGCGCCTTTTAGAGGAGGCCTCCGGGCTTGCGGAACAGGGAGTTAAGGAACTGATTTTGGTGGCGCAGGAGACCACGCTTTATGGAGTGGATCTCTATGGGAAGAAGATGCTTCCCGAGCTTTTACGCCGTCTTTCAAAGATTTCCGGAATCGGATGGCTCAGAGTCCAGTACTGTTATCCGGAAGAAATTACCGAGGAACTGGTCCAGGTAATTAAAGAGGAAGAGAAGGTCTGCCACTATCTCGATATTCCGATCCAGCACGCCAGCGACCGGATCCTTAAGCGTATGGGAAGAAAGACGAACAAGGCGGAACTTAAGGAACGGATTGCCCGTCTGAGGGAGGAGGTGCCGGATATTGTGCTCCGGACCACCCTGATCTCCGGTTTTCCGGGAGAGACGCAGGAAGACCATGAAGAACTGATGGAGTTTGTGGATGAGATGGAGTTCGACCGTCTGGGCGTATTTGCCTACTCGGCCGAGGAGGATACCCCCGCTGCAGCGTTTCCGGATCAGATACCCGAAGAGATAAAGGCTGAGCGGCGCGATGAAATTATGGAGCTTCAGCAGGAGATCGCGTTTGAGAAGGCTGAAAATATGGTCGGAAAGACTTTAGAAGTTATGATTGAAGGCAAGGTGGCGGATGAAAACGCCTTTGTAGGAAGGACCTACATGGATGCACCAAATGTGGACGGACTGATATTTGTAAATGCAGATGTTCCCCTTATGTCCGGTGATTTCTGCCGGGTAAAAGTAACCGGAGCCCTTGATTATGATTTGATAGGAGAGATGATCGATGAATTTACCGAATAA
- a CDS encoding competence/damage-inducible protein A, whose product MVVELISVGTELLLGNIVNTNARYLSEKCAMLGLSVYYQTTVGDNRERMTEVIKTALGRADVIILSGGLGPTEDDITKEVCAEVMGFNLVEDGSVRAHLEEWYKLRMKSELPDSNWGQALVPEGAVVFENQNGTAPGLAMEKDGKIAILLPGPPGEMYPMFEKQVSPYIQGKQSGVIRSQMIKICGFGESKVEEMLLDLIDNQTNPTIATYAKTKEVHIRVTARAESDDEAKKILKPVVKEIKKRFGIAVYTTDEKEALEDVVVRLLTKYDLTVTTAESCTGGLLAGRLVNVPGASEVFRQGFITYSNKAKRKVLDVSKTTLRKYGAVSEQTAKEMATGGVFATDADICVAVTGVAGPDGGTPEKPVGLVYIACYMKDSVKVEEFHFNGNREKIREQTVVQALDLLRRSVLNQYKKD is encoded by the coding sequence ATGGTTGTTGAACTGATTTCCGTGGGAACGGAACTGCTGCTTGGAAATATTGTAAATACGAACGCGCGTTATCTCTCTGAAAAATGTGCGATGCTCGGCCTGTCCGTCTATTATCAGACGACGGTCGGAGACAACAGGGAACGCATGACCGAGGTGATAAAAACCGCGCTTGGCAGGGCGGATGTCATTATTTTAAGCGGAGGCCTCGGGCCGACGGAGGATGATATCACAAAGGAAGTCTGTGCGGAGGTGATGGGATTTAATCTCGTCGAGGACGGTTCCGTCAGGGCCCATCTGGAAGAGTGGTACAAGCTCAGGATGAAGAGTGAGCTGCCCGACAGCAACTGGGGACAGGCTCTCGTTCCGGAAGGCGCCGTGGTCTTTGAAAACCAGAACGGAACGGCTCCGGGCCTTGCCATGGAGAAAGACGGAAAAATTGCAATTCTGCTTCCGGGACCTCCGGGGGAGATGTACCCGATGTTCGAAAAGCAGGTCAGCCCTTATATCCAGGGAAAGCAGTCCGGCGTAATCCGTTCCCAGATGATCAAAATCTGCGGTTTCGGTGAGAGCAAGGTGGAGGAGATGCTCCTCGATTTAATTGACAACCAGACGAACCCGACCATCGCCACCTATGCAAAGACAAAGGAAGTGCATATCCGGGTTACAGCCAGGGCCGAATCGGATGACGAGGCCAAGAAGATCCTGAAACCGGTTGTGAAGGAGATTAAAAAACGCTTTGGCATAGCCGTTTATACGACGGATGAGAAAGAGGCGCTGGAGGACGTTGTAGTGCGCCTGCTCACCAAGTATGATTTGACCGTAACGACTGCGGAATCCTGCACGGGAGGCCTTCTGGCCGGACGCCTTGTCAATGTCCCGGGCGCTTCGGAAGTATTCCGCCAGGGCTTTATCACCTACTCCAACAAGGCCAAGAGGAAAGTCCTCGATGTCAGCAAAACCACGCTCCGGAAATACGGGGCGGTCAGCGAGCAGACGGCCAAGGAGATGGCGACCGGCGGTGTATTTGCAACCGATGCCGATATCTGTGTGGCGGTTACCGGCGTGGCCGGTCCCGACGGAGGAACCCCGGAAAAACCGGTGGGCCTTGTCTATATTGCATGCTACATGAAGGACAGTGTCAAAGTGGAGGAATTCCATTTTAACGGAAACAGGGAGAAGATCAGGGAGCAGACGGTAGTCCAGGCCCTGGATCTGCTCAGACGTTCGGTCCTGAACCAGTATAAAAAGGACTAA
- a CDS encoding DAK2 domain-containing protein: MGMNYIDAEMLKKAFLAGAKGLEANKEWINELNVFPVPDGDTGTNMTMTILSAAREVAAIEKPTMESLAKAISSGSLRGARGNSGVILSQLFRGFTKEIKTVDVITTTTLANAFNRGTETAYKAVMKPKEGTILTVAKGMADKASELVSQTEDIIEFAQKVIEHGDYVLSQTPEMLPILKEAGVVDSGGQGLMQVLKGCLDGLMGKELDLSVEGAKAPQAPLQTGSAAGDFDIKFGYCTEFIVNLEKTYNQKTEHEFKSYLESIGDSIVVVSDDDMVKVHVHTNDPGLAIQKALTYGSLSRMKIDNMREEHQERLIKDAEKLAKEQKEEEKAREPRKTYGFIAVSIGEGMSGIFKGIGADYLIEGGQTMNPSTEDMLNAIDCVNADTIYILPNNKNIILAAEQAKSLVKDKKIVVVPSKTVPQGITAIINFAPDLSPEENLELMIQEMGRVKSGQITYAVRNTSVDGMEITEGDIMGIGDSGMLAVGKEVEEVALQTLRAMIDEESELISIYYGEDIKEEEAGVLYAKAQEEFAGCEIELHNGGQPIYYYMISVE; this comes from the coding sequence GTGGGTATGAACTATATAGACGCCGAGATGCTGAAAAAGGCATTTCTGGCCGGAGCAAAAGGCCTTGAGGCTAATAAAGAATGGATTAATGAGCTGAACGTATTCCCCGTGCCGGACGGCGATACGGGAACGAATATGACGATGACGATACTTTCAGCGGCCAGAGAGGTTGCGGCGATTGAAAAGCCGACCATGGAATCTCTCGCCAAGGCGATTTCATCCGGTTCTTTAAGAGGAGCCAGAGGTAACTCAGGTGTAATTCTTTCCCAGCTTTTCCGCGGATTTACGAAGGAAATTAAGACGGTGGACGTCATTACGACAACGACGCTTGCCAACGCGTTCAACCGGGGGACCGAGACGGCATATAAGGCCGTCATGAAGCCGAAGGAGGGCACAATCCTCACGGTTGCCAAGGGAATGGCGGACAAGGCCTCCGAACTCGTGTCGCAGACGGAGGATATCATCGAATTTGCGCAGAAGGTGATAGAACATGGCGATTATGTACTGAGCCAGACGCCGGAGATGCTGCCGATCCTTAAGGAGGCAGGCGTTGTGGATTCCGGCGGCCAGGGCCTGATGCAGGTGTTAAAGGGCTGTCTGGACGGTCTTATGGGCAAGGAGCTCGATTTGTCCGTCGAGGGTGCCAAGGCTCCCCAGGCGCCGCTTCAGACCGGCAGCGCTGCAGGTGATTTCGATATCAAATTCGGTTACTGCACCGAGTTTATTGTGAATCTTGAGAAGACATACAACCAGAAGACGGAACATGAATTCAAGAGCTATCTCGAATCCATCGGAGACTCCATCGTGGTGGTGTCCGACGACGACATGGTGAAGGTTCATGTCCACACCAACGATCCGGGCCTGGCAATCCAGAAAGCCCTCACCTACGGTTCCCTCTCAAGAATGAAGATCGACAATATGAGGGAAGAGCATCAGGAGAGGCTGATCAAGGATGCCGAGAAACTGGCTAAAGAGCAGAAGGAAGAGGAGAAGGCCAGGGAACCGAGAAAAACATATGGCTTTATCGCCGTTTCCATCGGAGAAGGCATGAGCGGGATCTTTAAGGGCATCGGCGCCGATTACCTCATTGAGGGCGGACAGACGATGAACCCGAGTACAGAAGACATGCTCAACGCCATTGACTGTGTCAATGCCGACACTATCTACATCCTGCCGAACAACAAGAACATCATCCTGGCGGCGGAGCAGGCAAAGAGCCTTGTGAAGGATAAGAAGATTGTCGTTGTTCCTTCCAAGACGGTTCCGCAGGGAATCACGGCCATCATCAATTTTGCGCCGGATCTCTCCCCGGAGGAAAACCTGGAACTGATGATTCAGGAGATGGGACGCGTAAAGAGCGGCCAGATTACTTATGCGGTGCGCAACACCTCCGTCGATGGGATGGAGATCACCGAGGGCGATATCATGGGAATCGGCGACAGCGGTATGCTGGCGGTCGGTAAAGAGGTGGAAGAGGTAGCGCTTCAGACGCTCCGCGCCATGATTGACGAAGAGTCGGAACTGATTTCCATCTACTACGGCGAGGATATTAAGGAAGAGGAGGCCGGAGTCCTGTACGCAAAAGCGCAGGAGGAGTTCGCCGGCTGTGAGATAGAGCTTCACAACGGAGGCCAGCCGATCTATTACTATATGATTTCAGTAGAGTAA
- a CDS encoding GerW family sporulation protein — protein sequence MADNQFSSTVDALFKGMDNFVTTKTVVGEAVKIDDTIILPLVDVTCGMAAGAFSQPSKNNGAGGMSAKMSPSAILVIQNGVTKLVNIKHQDAVTKIIDMVPDFVNRFTSGKDNVISDDAMEKAEAMAEDLSEK from the coding sequence ATGGCAGATAATCAGTTTTCATCTACGGTAGATGCGCTGTTTAAAGGAATGGATAATTTTGTGACCACAAAAACCGTGGTGGGAGAAGCGGTGAAGATCGACGATACGATCATCCTGCCGCTGGTAGATGTGACCTGCGGCATGGCGGCAGGCGCTTTCAGCCAGCCGTCCAAGAATAACGGCGCCGGCGGTATGAGCGCAAAGATGAGCCCAAGCGCAATCCTCGTGATACAGAACGGGGTTACAAAGCTTGTAAATATCAAGCACCAGGATGCCGTGACGAAAATTATCGACATGGTGCCCGATTTTGTCAACCGTTTCACAAGCGGCAAGGACAACGTAATCTCCGACGACGCGATGGAGAAAGCGGAGGCGATGGCCGAAGATTTATCCGAAAAATAA
- a CDS encoding Asp23/Gls24 family envelope stress response protein translates to MKGRINNKLGSIQIDPEVIAMYAGTTAVECFGIVGMAAVSMKDGLVKLLKRDSLTHGINVSIKENEISIDFHVIVSYGVSISTVADNLIENVKYKVEEFTGMTVEKINIFVEGVRVID, encoded by the coding sequence ATGAAAGGTCGCATTAATAATAAATTAGGTTCGATCCAGATCGACCCTGAAGTAATCGCCATGTATGCCGGAACGACAGCAGTGGAATGCTTTGGCATAGTCGGTATGGCCGCTGTAAGTATGAAGGACGGGCTGGTAAAGCTGCTTAAGAGGGACAGTCTGACCCATGGTATTAATGTTTCCATCAAAGAGAATGAAATCAGCATTGACTTCCACGTCATTGTCAGCTATGGTGTAAGTATTTCGACTGTTGCAGACAATCTGATAGAGAATGTTAAATATAAAGTTGAAGAATTTACAGGCATGACGGTCGAGAAGATCAATATCTTCGTTGAAGGCGTAAGAGTGATAGATTAA
- a CDS encoding DUF2953 domain-containing protein: protein MLHILLLILKIAGFLLLAVLGLLLLILLSVLLVPFRYRLQGSYYGKPEGMFRLTWFLHLLSVRVSYYGELKILVRILGFPVFRESGKEAEESLEEELIPDAEEFIDDVADSYTGYFLEEPLLSAQELGGKEPEKPGVEEPEKAAGDPFLQSEEEIPEPPHKDDGKGTIFSRIAARIQNFFRRVMLFIRNVMAALKKADDWKETVTAFLKDEENRKTYRLIKKQLKKVLRHILPVKLKGNITFGSDEPYITGQVLTWAALLYPLYRDNLVIEPVFDRPVLEGNVSLKGRIRTGTLLMAGIRVLLNKNFRKQLKRFLNRGGM, encoded by the coding sequence ATGCTCCATATTTTGTTGCTAATATTAAAGATAGCGGGATTCCTGCTGCTTGCCGTCCTGGGACTGCTCCTGTTGATCCTTCTGTCTGTCCTGCTTGTTCCGTTCAGATACAGGCTGCAGGGATCCTATTACGGAAAGCCGGAGGGAATGTTCCGTCTTACGTGGTTTCTACATCTTTTATCGGTGCGTGTGAGCTATTACGGGGAACTGAAAATACTGGTCCGGATTCTGGGCTTTCCCGTATTCCGGGAGAGTGGAAAAGAGGCGGAAGAATCCCTGGAGGAAGAGCTTATTCCAGACGCCGAAGAGTTTATCGACGACGTAGCGGACAGTTATACCGGTTATTTCCTGGAGGAACCGCTTCTTTCCGCACAGGAACTGGGCGGAAAAGAGCCGGAGAAACCGGGCGTGGAAGAACCGGAGAAAGCAGCCGGAGATCCGTTTTTACAGTCTGAGGAAGAAATTCCTGAGCCCCCGCATAAAGATGACGGTAAGGGAACTATTTTTTCCCGCATTGCCGCCAGGATTCAGAATTTTTTCCGCAGGGTGATGCTTTTTATCAGGAATGTCATGGCGGCCCTGAAAAAGGCGGACGACTGGAAAGAAACCGTGACGGCTTTTCTGAAAGACGAAGAGAACAGGAAAACGTACCGGCTGATAAAAAAACAGCTTAAAAAGGTATTACGCCACATTTTACCGGTGAAACTGAAAGGGAATATTACCTTTGGATCTGATGAGCCGTATATAACCGGACAGGTGCTTACCTGGGCGGCTCTTCTCTATCCTCTGTACCGCGATAATCTCGTAATCGAGCCCGTATTTGACAGACCGGTACTGGAGGGAAACGTATCGTTAAAAGGGCGCATCCGGACGGGAACGCTCCTTATGGCAGGAATCAGAGTATTGCTAAATAAAAATTTCAGGAAACAGCTGAAGCGCTTCCTGAACCGAGGAGGAATGTAA
- a CDS encoding GNAT family protein: MLRLRPYKPGDAGYLMDWLKDERTVRLWRADRFSYPLTKEQLEQYWEDFLSDDNAWIFLAVDETGKACGHFSFRRVDYARNSAHMGFIVVNPMERGKGYGREMVTLALRYAFDILRVERVTLGVFTVNEAAHRCYLSVGFKDEELHRDYDCFNGETWDYRDMAASREDFNGAAVPV, translated from the coding sequence ATGCTTCGTTTAAGACCATATAAGCCAGGGGATGCCGGTTATCTGATGGACTGGCTGAAGGATGAGAGGACCGTGCGCCTGTGGAGGGCGGACCGATTTTCTTATCCGCTCACAAAGGAGCAGTTGGAGCAATACTGGGAGGACTTCCTTTCGGACGATAATGCCTGGATCTTCCTGGCCGTGGACGAGACGGGAAAAGCCTGCGGCCATTTTTCCTTCCGCAGGGTGGATTATGCAAGAAACAGCGCCCACATGGGATTTATCGTGGTAAACCCCATGGAACGCGGCAAAGGATATGGAAGAGAAATGGTTACCCTGGCCCTCCGGTATGCGTTCGATATTCTCCGGGTGGAGCGGGTGACGCTGGGAGTCTTTACGGTTAACGAGGCGGCCCACAGGTGTTATCTCTCGGTGGGATTTAAGGATGAAGAGCTTCACCGGGACTATGACTGCTTTAACGGGGAGACATGGGATTACCGGGATATGGCGGCGTCCAGGGAGGACTTTAACGGGGCGGCAGTTCCGGTGTGA
- the recG gene encoding ATP-dependent DNA helicase RecG, with protein sequence MRNDNFKIDVNTESGPVKKETGFTELPVTSLKGIGDKTAKLFGKLGVETVEELLHYYPRAYDTFREPQPISELLPETMAAVAGMLTKTADVVKYGHLQVTTVTLRDISGLLTLTWYNMPYLRGTLKAGERFIFRGRIVKKRGRLTMEQPEIYRPEKYAALVHSMQPIYGQTKGLGNKTIAKTVAEALESRDTERDYLPAGLRSKYELAEYNFALEHIHFPKDETELLFSRKRLVFDEFFMFLLSVRLLKDKKEDRQSPCPFKIGGEAAALEEKLPFALTGAQKKVLGEVYSDLSGGRVMNRLIQGDVGSGKTIIAVLALLQAAYNGFQGALMVPTEVLARQHFESMNELFTGLSLPVKPILLTGSMTAKEKRLAYEKIACHEADIIIGTHALIQEKVVYDKLGLVITDEQHRFGVGQREMLGNKGMEPHILVMSATPIPRTLAIIIYGDLDISIIDELPAGRQSIKNCVVGKDYRENAYRFIEREARAGRQAYVICPMVEASEMLEAENVIDYTKTLREHLSADIRVEYLHGKMKAKEKNAIMERFAANEIQVLVSTTVIEVGINVPNATIMMIENAERFGLAQLHQLRGRVGRGKDQSYCIMVNSSGEEDARKRLEILNKSNDGFFIASEDLKLRGPGDLFGVRQSGDLEFRLADIFTDADILKTVSEEVKELMDRDPFLEHEENRELKRKLDLYLERSYEKLNL encoded by the coding sequence ATGAGAAATGATAATTTTAAAATAGATGTAAATACAGAAAGCGGCCCGGTTAAGAAAGAAACCGGTTTTACGGAACTGCCGGTTACCTCCCTGAAGGGCATCGGGGACAAGACTGCCAAACTTTTCGGTAAACTGGGCGTGGAGACCGTGGAGGAGCTGCTCCACTATTATCCCAGAGCCTACGATACCTTCCGCGAACCACAGCCCATATCGGAGCTGCTTCCCGAGACCATGGCCGCCGTGGCCGGAATGCTTACGAAGACGGCGGATGTAGTGAAATACGGCCACCTTCAGGTGACGACGGTGACGCTGCGCGATATCAGCGGGCTTTTGACCCTCACCTGGTACAATATGCCCTATTTAAGAGGCACCTTAAAAGCGGGGGAACGCTTTATTTTCCGTGGCAGGATTGTGAAAAAGCGCGGCCGCCTCACAATGGAGCAGCCGGAAATCTACCGGCCGGAAAAATATGCGGCCCTCGTGCACTCCATGCAGCCGATTTACGGTCAGACTAAAGGGCTGGGCAATAAAACGATTGCAAAGACCGTGGCGGAGGCCCTGGAGTCCCGCGATACGGAGCGCGATTATCTGCCTGCGGGACTCAGGAGCAAATATGAACTGGCGGAATATAATTTTGCCCTGGAGCACATCCATTTTCCCAAGGATGAGACGGAGCTGCTTTTCTCCAGGAAGAGGCTGGTATTTGATGAATTCTTCATGTTCCTGCTGTCCGTACGGCTTTTGAAGGATAAAAAAGAGGACAGGCAAAGCCCCTGTCCGTTTAAGATCGGCGGGGAGGCAGCGGCGCTGGAGGAAAAGCTTCCATTTGCCCTCACGGGGGCCCAGAAAAAGGTCCTTGGCGAGGTCTATTCGGATCTGTCGGGGGGCCGCGTGATGAACCGCCTGATTCAGGGCGACGTCGGCTCCGGTAAGACGATCATCGCCGTTCTGGCTCTTCTTCAGGCCGCGTATAACGGCTTTCAGGGCGCTTTAATGGTTCCGACGGAGGTTTTGGCCAGACAGCACTTTGAATCGATGAATGAGCTGTTTACGGGCCTCTCACTGCCTGTTAAACCGATCCTGCTCACCGGTTCCATGACGGCGAAGGAAAAAAGGCTGGCATATGAAAAAATTGCTTGCCATGAGGCCGATATCATCATCGGAACCCATGCGCTGATCCAGGAAAAAGTCGTCTATGATAAGCTGGGACTTGTCATCACCGATGAACAGCACCGGTTCGGCGTGGGGCAGAGGGAGATGCTGGGAAACAAGGGCATGGAGCCGCATATCCTGGTCATGAGCGCCACACCGATTCCCCGTACGCTGGCAATCATCATCTATGGAGATCTGGATATCTCCATCATCGACGAACTCCCGGCGGGCCGCCAGTCCATTAAAAACTGCGTGGTAGGCAAGGATTACCGTGAAAATGCCTACCGTTTTATCGAGAGGGAGGCGAGAGCGGGCCGTCAGGCCTATGTCATCTGCCCGATGGTGGAGGCCAGCGAGATGTTGGAGGCAGAAAACGTAATCGACTACACGAAAACCCTGAGGGAACATCTTTCTGCGGATATCCGAGTGGAATACCTGCACGGAAAGATGAAGGCAAAAGAGAAAAATGCAATTATGGAGCGTTTTGCCGCCAATGAGATACAGGTCCTGGTGTCCACGACGGTCATCGAGGTCGGCATCAATGTGCCGAATGCAACCATCATGATGATTGAGAATGCGGAGCGTTTCGGTCTTGCCCAGCTCCATCAGCTGAGGGGCCGCGTAGGCCGTGGAAAGGACCAGTCTTATTGCATTATGGTAAACAGCTCCGGCGAGGAGGATGCCAGAAAACGTCTGGAAATCCTTAATAAATCCAACGACGGCTTTTTTATTGCCTCCGAGGATTTGAAGCTCAGGGGTCCGGGGGATCTTTTCGGTGTGCGCCAGAGCGGGGATCTGGAATTCCGTCTGGCCGACATCTTTACCGATGCGGATATTTTGAAAACCGTATCCGAGGAGGTAAAGGAGCTGATGGATCGGGATCCGTTCCTGGAACACGAGGAGAACAGGGAGCTGAAACGGAAACTGGATCTCTATCTGGAAAGAAGTTACGAAAAACTGAATCTGTAG
- a CDS encoding ribose-phosphate pyrophosphokinase gives MSNDYVFNDTLPVAPLKIAALESCKDLAGKVNEHILNFRHNDIEILKKRQENLQYRGYDADSYLLNCSCPRFGSGEGKGAIHESVRGTDIYAMVDVTNFSLTYKMSGFTNHMSPDDHFQDLKRIIGATIATAHRVNVIMPFLYEGRQHKRTSRESLDCAMMLEELVHMGVNNIITFDAHDPRVQNAIPLNGFDNFMPTYQFIKALFAHDKTLKIDKEHLMVISPDEGAMSRAVYLANNLGVDMGMFYKRRDYSRVVNGRNPIVAHEFLGSSVEGKTVLIIDDMISSGESMLDTAKALKDRKAERVVVCTTFGLFTNGLDKFDEFYAKEYIDCVVTTNLNYRPEELLKREWYVEADMSKFIAAIINALNHNVSLENALTPTAKIQKLIRRYNENSDGFQYFKTLV, from the coding sequence ATGTCTAATGACTATGTTTTTAATGACACCCTTCCGGTGGCGCCTTTAAAAATCGCCGCTTTGGAAAGCTGTAAGGATCTGGCCGGGAAAGTGAATGAACACATTCTCAACTTCCGTCACAACGATATTGAAATTCTGAAGAAACGCCAGGAAAACCTTCAATACCGCGGTTATGACGCCGATTCCTATCTTTTAAACTGTTCTTGTCCGCGTTTCGGCAGCGGTGAAGGCAAGGGAGCGATCCATGAATCTGTCCGCGGCACCGATATCTACGCCATGGTGGATGTAACCAACTTCAGCCTCACCTACAAAATGAGCGGTTTTACCAATCATATGTCTCCCGATGATCATTTCCAGGATTTAAAGCGTATCATCGGCGCCACGATTGCAACCGCACACCGTGTTAATGTTATTATGCCCTTTTTATACGAAGGCAGACAGCATAAGAGAACCAGCCGTGAATCATTAGACTGTGCAATGATGCTGGAAGAGCTGGTTCATATGGGCGTCAACAATATCATCACCTTTGATGCACACGACCCGAGGGTTCAGAACGCCATCCCGCTGAACGGCTTCGATAACTTCATGCCTACCTACCAGTTTATCAAGGCTCTCTTCGCCCACGATAAGACCCTTAAGATTGACAAGGAGCATCTGATGGTGATCAGCCCGGACGAGGGCGCCATGAGCCGCGCCGTATATCTGGCCAACAACCTCGGCGTGGATATGGGTATGTTCTACAAACGCCGTGATTACTCCCGCGTCGTGAACGGCCGCAACCCAATCGTGGCCCATGAATTCTTAGGCTCCTCCGTGGAAGGAAAGACCGTCCTCATCATCGACGACATGATTTCCTCCGGCGAAAGCATGCTTGACACCGCAAAGGCGTTAAAAGACAGGAAGGCGGAGCGCGTAGTCGTATGCACCACCTTCGGCCTCTTCACCAACGGCCTTGATAAATTCGATGAATTCTACGCCAAAGAATATATTGACTGCGTCGTGACGACCAACTTAAACTACCGTCCGGAAGAACTTCTGAAACGCGAATGGTATGTGGAAGCCGATATGAGCAAATTTATCGCCGCCATCATCAATGCGCTGAACCACAACGTATCCCTTGAGAATGCGCTGACGCCGACCGCAAAGATCCAGAAGCTGATCCGCAGATATAACGAAAATTCGGATGGTTTCCAGTATTTTAAAACATTAGTTTAG